The proteins below come from a single Aegilops tauschii subsp. strangulata cultivar AL8/78 chromosome 6, Aet v6.0, whole genome shotgun sequence genomic window:
- the LOC109757165 gene encoding putative ripening-related protein 5: protein MATARALATMAIFLLVALSTSHIASSLRPGLGVCRASGYLPGKSGNCEKSNDPDCCEDGKRYPQYHCSPPVTATTKAVLTLNSFEKGKDGGGPSECDNAYHSDKEMVVALSTGWFKNMARCGHRIKITANGKSVYAKVVDECDSVYGCDEDHNYEPPCADNIVDASPAVWNALGLDQNVGMEGITWSDE from the coding sequence ATGGCCACTGCAAGAGCTCTAGCCACCATGGCAATCTTCCTCCTGGTGGCGCTCTCCACCTCCCACATCGCGTCCTCACTCCGCCCTGGTCTCGGTGTCTGCCGTGCAAGTGGCTACCTTCCAGGAAAGTCGGGCAACTGTGAGAAGAGCAACGACCCGGACTGTTGCGAGGATGGCAAGAGGTACCCGCAGTACCACTGCTCGCCGCCGGTCACCGCGACCACCAAGGCCGTCTTGACGCTCAACAGCTTTGAGAAGGGCAAGGACGGCGGCGGTCCGTCGGAGTGTGACAACGCCTACCATAGCGACAAGGAGATGGTAGTCGCGCTCTCCACCGGCTGGTTCAAGAACATGGCCCGTTGCGGGCACCGCATCAAGATCACCGCCAATGGCAAGTCCGTGTATGCCAAGGTGGTGGACGAGTGCGACTCCGTCTATGGCTGCGACGAAGACCACAACTACGAGCCCCCGTGTGCCGACAACATCGTCGACGCGTCTCCGGCGGTGTGGAATGCCTTGGGGCTTGACCAGAATGTCGGCATGGAGGGAATCACCTGGTCTGATGAGTGA